A genomic window from Struthio camelus isolate bStrCam1 chromosome 2, bStrCam1.hap1, whole genome shotgun sequence includes:
- the PLAG1 gene encoding zinc finger protein PLAG1 isoform X1, with the protein MATVIPGDLSEVRDTQKVPSGKRKRGETKPRKNFPCQLCDKAFNSVEKLKVHSYSHTGERPYKCTQQDCTKAFVSKYKLLRHMATHSPEKTHKCNYCEKMFHRKDHLKNHLHTHNPNKEAFKCEECGKNYNTKLGFKRHLALHAATSGDLTCKVCLQTFESTGVLLEHLKTHAGKSSGGVKEKKHQCEHCDRRFYTRKDVRRHMVVHTGRKDFLCQYCAQRFGRKDHLTRHMKKSHNQELLKVKTEPMDLLDPFTCNVSVPIKDELLPVMSLPSSELTSKPFTNTLQLNLYNTQIQSMQSSASAHQMVATSLPLGMPCPIDMESVHPSHQLSLKYPLSSTSYAISMPEKEQPLKGEIESYLMELQSGMPSSSQDSQASSSKLGLDPQVGPLDDGSGEVSLSKSSVSISEPLNTPSLDFSQLFNFIPVNGPPYNPSVSVGNLGMSYTQEEAHSSMTQLPPQTQDPQDPSNSIGLGSLHSLSAAFTSSLSTTTTLPRFHQAFQ; encoded by the exons ATGGCCACTGTCATTCCTGGTGATTTGTCAGAAGTAAGAGATACCCAGAAAGTCCCTTCAGGGAAACGTAAGCGTGGTGAAACCAAACCAAGAAAAAACTTTCCTTGCCAACTGTGTGACAAGGCCTTTAACAGTGTTGAGAAATTAAAGGTTCACTCATACTCTCACACAGGAGAGAGGCCCTACAAGTGCACACAACAAGACTGCACCAAGGCCTTTGTTTCTAAGTACAAATTACTAAG GCATATGGCTACTCATTCTCCTGAGAAAACCCACAAGTGTAATTATTGTGAGAAAATGTTTCACCGAAAAGATCACCTAAAGAATCACCTACATACACACAATCCCAACAAAGAGGCCTTTAAGTGTGAAGAATGTGGAAAGAACTACAACACCAAGCTTGGGTTCAAACGTCACCTGGCTTTGCATGCCGCAACAAGCGGTGACCTCACCTGTAAGGTATGTTTGCAGACTTTTGAAAGCACAGGAGTGCTGCTAGAGCACCTAAAAACTCATGCAGGCAAGTCATCGGGTGgagtgaaggagaaaaaacaccAGTGTGAACACTGTGATCGTCGGTTCTACACCCGAAAGGATGTCCGTAGACACATGGTAGTGCACACTGGAAGAAAGGACTTCCTCTGTCAATATTGTGCACAGAGATTTGGGCGGAAGGATCACCTAACACGCCACATGAAGAAAAGTCACAACCAAGAACTTTTGAAGGTCAAAACAGAGCCAATGGACCTTCTAGATCCCTTTACCTGCAATGTTTCTGTGCCTATTAAGGATGAGCTGCTTCCAGTGATGTCTTTACCTTCCAGTGAACTGACATCAAAGCCATTTACAAACACTTTGCAATTAAATCTCTACAACACTCAGATTCAGTCCATGCAGAGTTCTGCATCTGCACACCAAATGGTTGCCACGTCATTACCATTGGGAATGCCTTGTCCAATAGATATGGAATCTGTCCACCCTTCTCACCAGCTATCTTTGAAATATCCGCTCAGTTCTACCTCATATGCAATTTCTATGCCTGAAAAAGAACAGCCATTAAAAGGGGAAATTGAAAGTTACTTAATGGAGTTGCAAAGTGGTATGCCTTCTTCATCGCAGGATTCACAAGCATCTTCATCAAAACTAGGGCTGGATCCACAAGTAGGGCCACTAGATGATGGGTCTGGGGAGGTTTCCCTTTCCAAGAGCTCCGTTTCTATTAGCGAACCTCTAAACACCCCATCGTTGGACTTTTCTCAGCTGTTCAACTTCATACCTGTAAATGGCCCTCCCTATAATCCTTCCGTTTCAGTGGGAAACCTTGGAATGAGTTATACGCAAGAGGAGGCACATTCTTCTATGACTCAACTTCCACCACAAACACAGGATCCACAAGATCCTAGCAATAGTATAGGTCTTGGGTCTCTGCACTCATTGTCAGCAGCTTTCACAAGCAGTCTAAGCACAACCACCACCCTACCACGATTTCATCAAGCTTTCCAGTAG
- the PLAG1 gene encoding zinc finger protein PLAG1 isoform X2, protein MATHSPEKTHKCNYCEKMFHRKDHLKNHLHTHNPNKEAFKCEECGKNYNTKLGFKRHLALHAATSGDLTCKVCLQTFESTGVLLEHLKTHAGKSSGGVKEKKHQCEHCDRRFYTRKDVRRHMVVHTGRKDFLCQYCAQRFGRKDHLTRHMKKSHNQELLKVKTEPMDLLDPFTCNVSVPIKDELLPVMSLPSSELTSKPFTNTLQLNLYNTQIQSMQSSASAHQMVATSLPLGMPCPIDMESVHPSHQLSLKYPLSSTSYAISMPEKEQPLKGEIESYLMELQSGMPSSSQDSQASSSKLGLDPQVGPLDDGSGEVSLSKSSVSISEPLNTPSLDFSQLFNFIPVNGPPYNPSVSVGNLGMSYTQEEAHSSMTQLPPQTQDPQDPSNSIGLGSLHSLSAAFTSSLSTTTTLPRFHQAFQ, encoded by the coding sequence ATGGCTACTCATTCTCCTGAGAAAACCCACAAGTGTAATTATTGTGAGAAAATGTTTCACCGAAAAGATCACCTAAAGAATCACCTACATACACACAATCCCAACAAAGAGGCCTTTAAGTGTGAAGAATGTGGAAAGAACTACAACACCAAGCTTGGGTTCAAACGTCACCTGGCTTTGCATGCCGCAACAAGCGGTGACCTCACCTGTAAGGTATGTTTGCAGACTTTTGAAAGCACAGGAGTGCTGCTAGAGCACCTAAAAACTCATGCAGGCAAGTCATCGGGTGgagtgaaggagaaaaaacaccAGTGTGAACACTGTGATCGTCGGTTCTACACCCGAAAGGATGTCCGTAGACACATGGTAGTGCACACTGGAAGAAAGGACTTCCTCTGTCAATATTGTGCACAGAGATTTGGGCGGAAGGATCACCTAACACGCCACATGAAGAAAAGTCACAACCAAGAACTTTTGAAGGTCAAAACAGAGCCAATGGACCTTCTAGATCCCTTTACCTGCAATGTTTCTGTGCCTATTAAGGATGAGCTGCTTCCAGTGATGTCTTTACCTTCCAGTGAACTGACATCAAAGCCATTTACAAACACTTTGCAATTAAATCTCTACAACACTCAGATTCAGTCCATGCAGAGTTCTGCATCTGCACACCAAATGGTTGCCACGTCATTACCATTGGGAATGCCTTGTCCAATAGATATGGAATCTGTCCACCCTTCTCACCAGCTATCTTTGAAATATCCGCTCAGTTCTACCTCATATGCAATTTCTATGCCTGAAAAAGAACAGCCATTAAAAGGGGAAATTGAAAGTTACTTAATGGAGTTGCAAAGTGGTATGCCTTCTTCATCGCAGGATTCACAAGCATCTTCATCAAAACTAGGGCTGGATCCACAAGTAGGGCCACTAGATGATGGGTCTGGGGAGGTTTCCCTTTCCAAGAGCTCCGTTTCTATTAGCGAACCTCTAAACACCCCATCGTTGGACTTTTCTCAGCTGTTCAACTTCATACCTGTAAATGGCCCTCCCTATAATCCTTCCGTTTCAGTGGGAAACCTTGGAATGAGTTATACGCAAGAGGAGGCACATTCTTCTATGACTCAACTTCCACCACAAACACAGGATCCACAAGATCCTAGCAATAGTATAGGTCTTGGGTCTCTGCACTCATTGTCAGCAGCTTTCACAAGCAGTCTAAGCACAACCACCACCCTACCACGATTTCATCAAGCTTTCCAGTAG